The following proteins are co-located in the [Pasteurella] mairii genome:
- the sapA gene encoding peptide transport periplasmic protein SapA, with amino-acid sequence MLTRNIIALCTFLGLFTLCENVPAAPKVPDMLTQNGLVYCTYPGGFSFNPQTADAGTGMNVITEQIYNKLFEIKNNREALVPVLATSYSVSTDGKIITINLRHGVKFHKTPWFTPTRDFNADDVVFSLNRVLGQNMGLPELDQNVKNYSNPQYKIFHEQAKKVRFPYFESIRLNEKIESVKAINPYQVQITLFAPDSSILSHLASQYAIIFSQEYAVQLNSDDNLVQLDLLPVGTGPYQVKDYFRNQYVRLIRNNDYWKTKANIENIVVDLSTERSGRLVKFFNNECQIVYYPEVTQLGLLQKNNKKYDIKSTEGMNLAYIAFNLARPSMQNVELRRAISHAINRERIVQTIYHQTATVANNIIPSISWAANINTPDFDYDYDPPKAQAYFKNRKINLNLWVLNEEQVYNPSPIKTAELIKADLAKVGVMVDIRLVTRTYLMKQLKNQNENYDMILAGWLGGNLDPDSFIRPILGCDAANNLTNLSNWCYRDFEEQMDSALTATDLHERVQFYNQAQAIMLRELPLIPLANVKRVLVVNAKVQGIEMTPFGVIDFSTLSIQAGETP; translated from the coding sequence ATGTTGACTAGAAATATTATCGCCCTTTGCACATTTCTCGGTTTATTTACGCTTTGCGAAAATGTCCCTGCGGCGCCGAAAGTGCCGGACATGCTGACACAAAACGGTTTAGTTTATTGCACCTATCCCGGCGGATTTTCTTTTAACCCGCAAACAGCGGATGCCGGAACAGGTATGAACGTCATTACCGAACAAATCTACAATAAATTATTTGAAATAAAAAATAATCGTGAAGCCCTCGTCCCCGTGTTAGCAACGTCTTATTCGGTTTCTACAGATGGTAAAATCATCACGATTAATTTACGCCATGGCGTGAAATTTCATAAAACCCCATGGTTTACACCAACGCGAGATTTTAATGCGGATGATGTAGTTTTTTCCTTAAATCGGGTGTTGGGGCAAAATATGGGATTGCCCGAATTAGATCAAAATGTAAAAAACTACAGTAACCCACAATACAAAATTTTCCATGAACAGGCGAAAAAAGTCCGCTTTCCTTATTTTGAAAGTATTCGCTTAAATGAAAAAATCGAATCGGTTAAAGCAATTAACCCTTATCAAGTGCAAATTACCTTGTTTGCGCCCGATTCATCCATTTTGTCCCATTTAGCCAGCCAGTATGCGATTATTTTTTCACAAGAATATGCAGTGCAATTAAATTCTGACGATAATTTAGTGCAACTGGATTTACTGCCGGTGGGAACAGGTCCTTACCAAGTGAAAGATTATTTCCGCAATCAATATGTCCGTTTAATTCGCAACAATGATTATTGGAAAACAAAGGCGAACATTGAAAACATTGTGGTCGATTTATCTACCGAGCGAAGTGGTCGCTTGGTAAAATTCTTTAATAATGAATGTCAAATTGTCTATTATCCTGAAGTGACGCAATTAGGATTACTACAAAAAAATAATAAAAAATACGACATCAAATCGACAGAAGGAATGAACCTCGCTTATATCGCTTTTAATCTTGCGCGTCCCTCAATGCAAAATGTAGAACTTCGTCGTGCCATTTCACATGCAATTAATCGAGAAAGGATAGTTCAAACGATTTATCACCAAACCGCGACTGTCGCAAATAACATTATTCCATCAATTTCATGGGCAGCAAATATCAATACGCCTGACTTTGACTATGATTATGATCCACCCAAAGCGCAAGCCTATTTTAAAAATCGTAAAATAAATTTAAATTTATGGGTATTAAACGAGGAACAGGTTTATAATCCTTCGCCAATAAAAACCGCAGAATTAATCAAAGCTGATTTAGCAAAGGTTGGCGTGATGGTTGATATCCGTTTGGTAACGCGTACTTACCTCATGAAACAATTAAAAAATCAAAATGAAAATTACGATATGATCTTAGCTGGATGGCTTGGCGGAAATTTAGATCCGGACAGTTTTATACGCCCTATTTTAGGATGTGACGCTGCCAATAACCTAACAAATCTATCAAACTGGTGTTATCGCGATTTTGAAGAACAAATGGACAGTGCATTAACAGCAACCGACTTACATGAACGGGTGCAATTTTATAATCAAGCACAAGCGATTATGTTAAGAGAACTGCCCCTTATTCCGTTAGCGAACGTAAAACGGGTACTCGTCGTTAATGCGAAAGTACAAGGTATCGAAATGACACCTTTTGGCGTAATTGATTTTTCTACGCTCTCAATTCAAGCGGGAGAAACACCATGA
- the ycjX gene encoding YcjX-like protein, with protein sequence MFNYIQKELDSLINRSFDRTLRLAVTGLSRSGKTAFITSLINQLLHINRVDNHHIPLFEPARNLSIIGVKRIGQLDLKIPRFDYEGNLRDLMAEPPQWCQSTRGVSETRLAIRYQRQQGLMRHLKEQGTLYLDIFDYPGEWLLDLPLLDLGYQQWSLAQQQLFKGMRADIGADWLAQLKRLDLSAPADEDVLAKIAKAYTAYLLQCKQQGLHFIQPGRFVLPGELEGAPALQFFPLSHLSSEQWQQFKQQANAGSNFSVLQQRYDYYSRHIVKGFYQDYFSTFDRQVILADCLTPLNHSRQAFWDMQEGLQQLFKNFHYGKRTLLNRLFSPRIDKLMFIATKADHITSDQLPNLVSLMRQLVQEGGRYVEYEGIQTEYTAIAAIRATQQLNITQNGQQFKAIQGIRSSDKQKVTLYPGSVPSRLPTADFWAQQKYEFDQFEPQRLESGENLPHLRMDAVLQFLLADKLD encoded by the coding sequence ATGTTTAATTATATACAAAAAGAATTGGATAGCCTAATTAATCGTAGTTTTGACCGCACTTTGCGTCTGGCGGTCACGGGATTAAGTCGTAGTGGGAAAACCGCGTTTATTACCAGTTTGATTAACCAATTATTACATATTAATCGCGTGGATAATCATCATATTCCGCTCTTTGAACCAGCGCGTAATTTATCAATTATCGGTGTAAAACGTATTGGGCAATTGGATTTGAAAATTCCACGCTTTGATTATGAAGGTAATCTACGAGATCTCATGGCGGAGCCGCCGCAATGGTGTCAATCGACACGCGGTGTCAGCGAAACTCGCCTAGCAATTCGTTATCAACGCCAGCAAGGCTTAATGCGCCATCTCAAAGAGCAAGGCACATTATACTTGGATATTTTTGATTATCCTGGCGAATGGTTATTGGATTTGCCACTATTGGATTTGGGCTATCAGCAATGGTCTTTGGCGCAACAACAGTTGTTTAAAGGCATGCGTGCAGACATCGGCGCCGATTGGTTGGCGCAATTAAAACGGCTAGATTTAAGCGCGCCTGCCGATGAAGATGTGCTAGCTAAAATTGCTAAAGCCTATACCGCCTATTTGCTGCAATGCAAGCAACAAGGCTTGCATTTTATCCAACCGGGGCGTTTTGTTTTGCCCGGTGAATTGGAGGGAGCGCCGGCGTTACAATTTTTCCCCTTATCACATTTAAGTAGCGAGCAATGGCAGCAATTTAAACAACAGGCTAACGCGGGCAGCAATTTTTCCGTCTTGCAGCAACGCTATGATTATTACAGCCGCCATATCGTCAAAGGATTTTATCAGGATTATTTTTCCACCTTTGACCGCCAAGTGATTTTAGCCGATTGTTTAACTCCGCTTAACCACAGCCGCCAAGCATTTTGGGATATGCAAGAAGGCTTACAGCAATTGTTTAAGAATTTCCATTATGGTAAACGCACCTTGCTTAATCGATTATTTTCGCCACGCATTGATAAGCTGATGTTTATTGCGACCAAAGCCGATCACATTACCAGCGATCAACTGCCGAATTTGGTCAGCTTAATGCGTCAATTGGTACAAGAAGGCGGGCGTTATGTGGAATATGAAGGAATTCAAACGGAATATACTGCCATTGCCGCCATTCGCGCCACACAACAGTTGAACATCACGCAAAATGGACAACAATTTAAGGCAATTCAAGGCATTCGTTCCAGCGATAAACAAAAAGTGACCCTCTATCCCGGATCCGTGCCAAGTCGCTTGCCCACAGCGGATTTTTGGGCGCAACAGAAATATGAATTTGATCAATTTGAACCACAACGCTTAGAATCAGGCGAAAACCTACCGCACTTACGCATGGACGCGGTATTGCAATTTTTATTAGCGGATAAATTAGATTAA
- the ycjF gene encoding membrane protein, which translates to MQKQIFEQNAAHVEALDDEFTPKKEFDLSNANVEVDNTEAPEAEWITENFAQIARPKPRWWKKCLGLTALLFGGATIAQSVQWLIDTWQQHQWIYFAFALVGFVVVMLGGAAIVKEWRQLVKLKRRMLLQQQSGRLMLESAVDFSSDLQTAEQGEKLCLEIAQNMKLDAQSLTMQQWRRQLNDSYSAQEVAYLFSQTVLKPLDVQAKKLIAKSAMEAAVIVSVSPLAVVDMFFMAWRNIRLINRLARLYGIDLGYVSRLRLLRMVFLNMVFAGATEVVQDIGMDWLSQDVTAKLSARIAQGIGVGLLTARLGIKAMEFCRPLVLSKEEKLRLSTIQKDLLSQLKATVLGSEKIKEKTKV; encoded by the coding sequence ATGCAAAAACAAATTTTTGAACAAAATGCTGCTCATGTTGAAGCGCTTGACGACGAGTTTACGCCCAAAAAAGAATTTGATTTGAGCAACGCTAACGTTGAAGTGGATAACACAGAGGCACCGGAAGCAGAATGGATAACGGAAAATTTTGCGCAAATTGCTCGCCCTAAACCGCGTTGGTGGAAAAAATGCTTAGGATTGACCGCACTTTTATTCGGCGGCGCGACCATAGCCCAATCGGTGCAATGGTTAATTGACACTTGGCAACAACATCAATGGATTTATTTCGCCTTTGCTTTGGTGGGATTTGTAGTGGTGATGTTGGGGGGTGCTGCGATTGTGAAAGAATGGCGCCAATTGGTAAAACTTAAACGACGGATGCTATTGCAACAACAAAGCGGACGTTTGATGTTAGAAAGTGCGGTCGATTTTTCATCAGATTTACAAACCGCGGAACAAGGAGAAAAACTGTGTTTGGAAATCGCGCAAAACATGAAACTGGATGCGCAATCGCTCACCATGCAGCAGTGGAGACGACAATTAAACGACAGTTATTCCGCGCAAGAAGTGGCGTATTTATTTAGCCAAACCGTGTTAAAACCGTTGGATGTACAAGCGAAAAAATTAATCGCGAAAAGTGCGATGGAGGCGGCGGTGATCGTTTCCGTAAGTCCGTTAGCGGTGGTGGATATGTTTTTTATGGCATGGCGAAATATTCGGTTAATCAATCGTTTAGCCAGATTATATGGTATTGATCTGGGTTATGTCAGTCGTCTTCGTTTATTGCGCATGGTGTTTTTAAACATGGTGTTTGCCGGCGCGACCGAAGTGGTGCAGGATATTGGCATGGATTGGTTATCGCAAGATGTGACCGCAAAATTATCCGCCCGCATCGCACAAGGGATCGGCGTGGGATTATTAACGGCGCGCTTAGGCATTAAGGCGATGGAATTTTGTCGTCCTTTGGTATTGAGCAAAGAGGAAAAATTGCGCTTAAGTACCATTCAAAAAGACTTATTAAGCCAATTGAAAGCTACCGTATTGGGTAGCGAAAAAATCAAAGAGAAAACAAAAGTGTAA
- the yhjE_1 gene encoding putative metabolite transport protein, whose amino-acid sequence MPQQEHNNRTDIYNHARSEKNVRAAALAGGVGTMLEQFDFAIYGLAAALVFPQVFFPQSDPLAGALMAFAGFAVGFLARPIGGIIFAHFGEIYGRKWVLVMTLALMGVATFLIGCIPSYESIGIAAPILLFLLRLLQGLGAGAEQSGSATLLAETARIGQRGRLSSSVMVGAAAGTVCGTFMFSVVQWLIPEQDFINWGWRIVFLFSVIVTIAAWLIRRHLAESPVFEQLKRSTSENHKTEAPLVQSVKYGWKRIVQVAIMNWGPNTNSYTVQTFFVTYVTAHVFLTGTTDFFPRSTITDIQLIGAFIGMISAFMWGALSDRFGRKPIYLLIAGLATIMPFIYFNLLDSGSVFLVSVAVILGYIFAAYGNVGVQMAYFPELFGTRYRYAGVTVAREISSLIGGGIAPMICSFLLLAYGTWLPIAIYIGFTMLCSFLATLFVPETLDRDMTIVTDAVKGEDRTGF is encoded by the coding sequence GTGCCTCAACAAGAACACAATAATCGTACAGATATTTATAACCACGCTCGTTCTGAAAAAAATGTCCGTGCTGCGGCATTGGCTGGCGGTGTGGGTACTATGTTGGAACAATTTGATTTTGCGATCTATGGTTTAGCAGCAGCATTAGTTTTTCCTCAAGTCTTTTTCCCGCAATCCGATCCGCTTGCTGGTGCATTGATGGCATTTGCTGGGTTTGCAGTAGGGTTTTTAGCCCGCCCTATTGGTGGTATTATTTTTGCCCATTTTGGTGAAATTTACGGTAGAAAATGGGTACTGGTCATGACATTAGCCTTAATGGGCGTTGCTACCTTTCTAATCGGCTGTATTCCAAGTTATGAATCCATTGGAATTGCAGCGCCGATTTTATTATTTCTATTACGTTTATTACAAGGTCTGGGAGCTGGTGCGGAGCAATCTGGTAGCGCGACATTATTGGCAGAAACTGCTCGGATTGGTCAGCGCGGACGTTTAAGTTCCTCGGTAATGGTGGGCGCCGCGGCGGGAACTGTATGTGGCACCTTCATGTTTTCCGTTGTCCAATGGTTAATTCCAGAGCAGGATTTCATTAATTGGGGATGGCGGATTGTATTTTTATTTTCTGTTATTGTGACCATTGCTGCTTGGTTAATTCGTCGCCATTTGGCGGAGTCGCCAGTATTTGAGCAATTAAAAAGATCGACATCAGAAAATCACAAAACAGAGGCTCCTTTAGTTCAATCGGTAAAATATGGTTGGAAACGCATTGTACAGGTTGCCATAATGAATTGGGGACCAAATACGAATTCTTACACCGTGCAAACTTTTTTTGTAACCTATGTCACAGCACATGTTTTTTTAACCGGTACAACCGATTTCTTTCCACGTTCTACGATCACCGATATCCAACTTATCGGAGCCTTTATCGGTATGATCTCCGCTTTTATGTGGGGCGCATTATCCGATCGGTTTGGACGAAAACCTATATATTTGCTGATCGCTGGATTGGCAACGATTATGCCATTCATTTATTTCAACTTATTGGATAGTGGATCCGTCTTTTTAGTCAGTGTTGCGGTTATACTGGGTTATATTTTCGCGGCTTATGGGAATGTGGGCGTACAAATGGCTTATTTCCCAGAGTTATTCGGTACAAGGTATCGCTACGCCGGAGTTACTGTAGCTCGTGAAATTTCGTCCTTAATTGGTGGTGGTATTGCTCCTATGATTTGCTCATTTCTACTACTCGCTTACGGTACGTGGTTACCTATTGCTATTTACATTGGCTTTACTATGCTGTGTTCTTTCTTGGCGACATTATTTGTGCCTGAAACCTTGGATCGCGATATGACTATTGTTACTGATGCAGTAAAAGGCGAAGATCGAACAGGTTTTTAA